The DNA segment GCGGCCGTGGACCTCGAGCCGCTCCGTGCCGCGCTGGAAGACGAAGGGGAGCTGCTTGCCGCTCGGCGCCGCGAAGTAGCTCACCATCGCGTGCGACGCGCCGGCCAGCTCCAGCGGATGGTGCGGCGCGCCGTGGCGCTCCAGGTAGCGCGGTGCCGCGCAGACCCAGTAGTCCAGGTCGCCCAGGTGCCGCGCGACCAGCGAGTCGTCCTTCACGCCGCCGCCCCGGATGGCGCAGTCGACGTTGTCCGACAGGAGGTCCACCACGCGGTCGCTCACGCCCAGCTCGATCTGCAACTGCGGGTAGCGCGCGCAGAACGACGGCAGGGCAGGGATGATCAGCAGCCGGGAGATGGTGCCACTCGACTCCACGCGAAGCCGTCCCCGGGGGCCGCGCCGCGTCTGCGTCAGCGTGGCTTCCAGGTTCCGCACCTCCCCGAGCAGCCGCAACGCCTGCTGGTAGTAGGTCATGCCCTCCGGAGTGACCGTCACGCGGCGCGTGGTGCGGTGGAGCAGCTTCACCCGCAGCTGCGCCTCCAGTTGCTGGATGAGCCGCGTCACCGCTGCCTTCGGACGGCCCATCGCGTCCGCCGCCTTGGTGAAGGTGCCGCTCTCCACCACGCGGACGAAGGCCTCCATCGCCGCGAACCTGTCCATCCCTCACCTCATTGTTTCAGCGGTGAAACGGAGTGTGTGCCCGGCGCCTGTTTATCGCAGGGCCCTCCAATCGCTATCTCATCGCGCATGAAAAGAACGCTCCTTCGCCGTGGTGTTGTTTCCCTTTCCCTCGCTCGCGCCCTCGCGCTGGGAGGCCTTGCCGTCGCGCCACTGATTCCGTCCGCCGTCCACGCGGCGGCGCCCCAGGTGCGCACGCAGGCCCCTGGCTACTACCGGATGATGCTCGGCGACTTCGAGGTCACCGCGCTCTCCGACGGCACCGTGCCCCAGACCGTCCGCGAGATCGCGACGCACACGACGCCGGAGCAGGTGACGGCCCTGCTCGCGCGCGACTACCTCCAGGACCCGGTGGAGACGTCCATCAACGCCTTCCTCATCAACACCGGCAGGTCGCTCGTGCTCGTGGACACGGGCGTGGGGAACCTCTTCGGTCCTGACGTCGGCGGCCGGCTGGTGCAGAGCCTCCGCGCCGCGGGCTACCAGCCCGAGCAGATCGACGTGGTGCTGCTCACGCACATCCACTCCGACCACTCCGGCGGCCTCATGACGGGAACGAGCCGCGCGTTCCCCAACGCCGTCCTCCGGGTGCACGCCCGGGAGGCGGAGTACTGGCTCAGCCCGGAGAACCTGGCGAACGCCGGGGACGCGCGGAGCTACTTCGAGCAGGCGCGCGCGATGGTGGGGCCGTACCAGGACGCGAGGAAGCTGAAGACGTTCGGGGACCGGGACTTCCTCCTGCCGGGCATCCGGGCCGTGCCGACGCCGGGACACACTCCCGGGCACAGCATCTACGTCGTGGAGAGCCGGGGACAGCGGCTGGTCCTGTGGGGGGACCTCATGCACTTCGGCCCGGTCCAGCTGCGCGAGCCCTCGGTGACGGTCTCCTACGACGTGGACTCCCGCGCGGCCGCGGCCCAGCGCGCGCGGATGTTCTCGGAGGCCGCGGGGCGCGGCGACCTGGTGGGGCTGGACCACATGCCCTTCCCCGGGCTGGGGCGGCTCGCCGCGGATGGAAGGGGCTACCGGTGGGTCCCGGCCAATTACACCTCGGCCCAGCGGTGGCAGGACTGACGGGCACGGCGGAGTGAGGGGCGCGGGGAGTCGGGAGCCATCCAGGCCATGGGCTGCCCGCCCTGGCAACGAAGGCTTCTCTTCCCGCGAGGGCCAGCACAGGATGCCCGGAGGATGCCTCCCCGCGCCGCCCGCCCACCCCGCTGTCCGCGTTGCAACCTCGCGAAGCATCTGTGCCTGTGCGCGGAGGTTCCCCGGGTGGAGACGCGCACCCGGTTCCTCTTCCTCCAGCACGTGATGGAGGTCTCGAAGCGCAGCAACACCGGGGGCGTGGCCGCGCTGGCGCTCGCGAACGCGAAGCTGCTCGTCCACGGTGCAATGGCCGGGACCTTCGACCTGGAGGTGCTCTCCGAGCCGGGGACCTGGCTGCTCTATCCCGATGGCCCCACCGCGCCACCGGATGCCCCCGCGCCACGGCAGCTGGTGGTGCTGGACGCGAACTGGTCGCAGGCCCGGCGGATGACCCAGCGGCTCCCCGAGCTGCGGGCACTCCCCCGGCTGGTGTTGCCGCCGCCGGAGCCCGGGATGCTCAAGCTCCGCGAGCCCTCGCACCCCGCCGGCATGTCCACCCTGGATGCCGTTGCCCGCGCGGTGGCCCTGCTCGAAGGGCCGGAGGCCGCGGCTCCCCTGGCGCGGCTGGCGGCGCTCCGCGTGCAGCGCATCGCCGACTGCGGGACGCTGAACTGAGGACCATGGGATACCGGCTGATCATCTTCGACTTCG comes from the Corallococcus macrosporus genome and includes:
- a CDS encoding LysR family transcriptional regulator, with the protein product MDRFAAMEAFVRVVESGTFTKAADAMGRPKAAVTRLIQQLEAQLRVKLLHRTTRRVTVTPEGMTYYQQALRLLGEVRNLEATLTQTRRGPRGRLRVESSGTISRLLIIPALPSFCARYPQLQIELGVSDRVVDLLSDNVDCAIRGGGVKDDSLVARHLGDLDYWVCAAPRYLERHGAPHHPLELAGASHAMVSYFAAPSGKQLPFVFQRGTERLEVHGRSQLLLNETNAYLAAGLAGLGVMIAPRFVVEPYLASGELVSVLEGWQPEARPIFLVYPPARQRDAGLRVFIDWVLELCASRTNVWRRDG
- a CDS encoding MBL fold metallo-hydrolase, with amino-acid sequence MRTQAPGYYRMMLGDFEVTALSDGTVPQTVREIATHTTPEQVTALLARDYLQDPVETSINAFLINTGRSLVLVDTGVGNLFGPDVGGRLVQSLRAAGYQPEQIDVVLLTHIHSDHSGGLMTGTSRAFPNAVLRVHAREAEYWLSPENLANAGDARSYFEQARAMVGPYQDARKLKTFGDRDFLLPGIRAVPTPGHTPGHSIYVVESRGQRLVLWGDLMHFGPVQLREPSVTVSYDVDSRAAAAQRARMFSEAAGRGDLVGLDHMPFPGLGRLAADGRGYRWVPANYTSAQRWQD
- a CDS encoding tRNA-uridine aminocarboxypropyltransferase; translation: MPPRAARPPRCPRCNLAKHLCLCAEVPRVETRTRFLFLQHVMEVSKRSNTGGVAALALANAKLLVHGAMAGTFDLEVLSEPGTWLLYPDGPTAPPDAPAPRQLVVLDANWSQARRMTQRLPELRALPRLVLPPPEPGMLKLREPSHPAGMSTLDAVARAVALLEGPEAAAPLARLAALRVQRIADCGTLN